TACCGTCACGGCTTCAATAGGGTAGTTTGGCGACACCTTGATCACGATCGAGGCCTGTGTATCGTCGACTTCATAGCCTACAATCACCTCCCGAGCATTCTTTGAGATCTTGACAAGGACTTCCTGCTCATCTACCCCTGGAGCATCCTGCTGGTCCACCCACTCTTGCACATCATCGAGCGTCtcggagatgatgagggGCGAAAAGTATTTTGTCGTCCATGCTTCCACAGCGATGCGCGTTTGCTTGGAGCGACAGGCGAGATACCACGCCTTGAAGAGGCCTGGAATGTACTTGAGCGTGAGGTAAAACAGGTGCACCAGCAGCCACTGCATATTCCTTTCTTCAGGCTCTGACTGAGCAACCTTGACGTCGTAGTTTTGAATGTTTTCCGTCGTAAGCTGTTCTTTTTCGAGGTTCAACGGGTGTGCGGCCGAGTGGCCCAGGACGTCAAACATAAAGTCCAAAAAGGGAGATATGTAGTCACCCGTCTTGAGGTTTTCCGTAAAATCGCTTCTCATCTTGAATGAGGACGCTGAATAGCCATCAAAAACAAGCTTCCATGATAGCAAGTAGCTTCGAATCGGTGACGGGAATTGCGCGAGCATTTCGTCCGAGTAGCGCTCCAGAGTTGGAGCGTCGAGAAGCAACGACAGCAGCTCATCGGGCAAACGGGCATCTATTGCACGCAGTCAGCCACTGGGTCCAGGTTTAAAATGATAGATGAAGATAAAGGAAAGGGGAAAGTCTTACCAGTCTTATCCAAAAGAATGTCAATAGACTTTTGCGCCTGAATGGCCGGTAGCGCCCTGTGTAGCAAGTCGAAAGCTGCAGTCTGAATGTTCTGAGATTCTGAAGCAACAAGCTCATAAATTTCAGGAATGTCTCTTATATTCTTTATAGACACCTTTTCCACTTCTCGGCATAACAAAGCGTCCACAATCTCTagaggctggctgctggcgccgcggggcagcttcagcagctcaatCAGCGACTTGGACTTCTTGCTTGCTGATTCTCGGAGGGCGTCTTGTAGGTCATCATTCGCATCCTCAAGATTCTCGAGCGTCTTCATGAGCTTGAGCGAGGAATGGATAAAGGGTAGAGCGTCTGGAAGGGGGTGGCTAGCTGCCTTCTCCCACAGGTCAAGACTGAATTCAATGGCCTTTTCCCAATAGGAGCCAAACACATCGCTCATGCAAGGTAATAGAAGGTTCAGCACACGGCAGATCTcggcagagagaggagcgCTCAGtggctcttcctcttcaagccACGAAGTGATCTGCCTGACGGCAAACACAATACGGTTGTTAGCCACTGGCAGCTCTCCGCCGGCGTATACCTGTGCAGACAGAGCAAGCAAGACGAGGATCATCATGGTCTTGCTATCACCTACAGAAGCCCCCGCGACGTCACTGACAAGCCGGTTGCAGAAGTTGCTCACCAGCTTGGACGACTTTATCGTCTCGCCTAGCCCCGATATCGAGGCAGCGGCGAGGAGTGCAGTCTCAGGGGTAGCCTTTGCCAGCACTGGCTTGAGAAGAGTTTCCTCTAGACTGGCCGGCAGTCCATGTGCTTCTGACAAGACCTGGAAGATCTCACCGAGAGCCCTAGCACTGTAAACGCCTCTGGGCGTCAATTCTCTCGACTCCTCTTTGAGGAGCTCGACAAGTCCTCGGAAAACATGAGCCTGCTCTTCGTCCACCGAATTATCCCACCACTGGGACGCCAAGGAGCTCTTGTTGATAACATAGTTCCTCAGTGTCGTCACCAGTGATTCTGCTTCTGACAGGGCGTCAGCAGTGTCCAAGGTTCGCCACAGAGAGTTGTCGTCCCTCGAGGTAATCTGATCCGTAGCAAGCTGTATGGTGAGGCACTGGATACACAGCAACTCTATCTGAAACTGACGCGGCAGCTTGGTAATGTCAATCCCTTCCTTCAAAAGGAGTGCAGAGTAAAGAGACATTCTTAATGGTACTGAGCGACCTTTTCTGTCTCTGTGCACGCGAACCTCGGTCGGCTGAGCAGTCAAGTTGGCCAGCGTGACGGCACCGCCCAggctgttggtgatggacaGAGAAGGGTTGATGGGTTGTTCCAAGAAAGGTGCCAGCTTCTGCATCCAGACATTTGTGCTCGGAAAGATTTCCTCAACGGCAATGCCAGCAGCGTGCGCTTGTTGAGCCTGCTTGGATAAAGTTTCGATATCCAACGACTGAGGGCCTGCTCGTTCGAGGTTGTCTTGTATGATTTCAATCACCGGCTGAGTACCGGCTCCGTCTCCCTGCAAAAGGGCGCGAATTGCGATGGCCTTTGATGAAACGACATTGCTGCTAATCTCGGACAGGCTCAGTAAGTGAGCAACCAAGGCTGTATGAAGCGAATCGTTTTCGGTAAAGAGCTGTGGCCTGCCCTTGGCAAGGACTTCTAAAGCTCTTAGTGCCGGCTCCGCAGATTCTTGCTCCTTGTCAAGGATTTCCAAAAGCTTTTCGGATAGCTCTTTGCAACTTTCATCAGAGAGGCCTCTCTCGCTCATGCTGGCTTCAAGCAGCTCCCATTCAGGCGCCTGGTTCTTGACAGAGTCGATTGCTTCCGTTATGATGTAAGTCTGCAATTTGGCATTCCCTCGGGTGAGCTCAGAAGCTTTTTCTTCAGAAATTAGGGATATGAGAGCTGAATTGCGAGTGGCACGGTCGGGAAACTCCAAGACTGCCTCGACCCAGGATCCCCAAATTGTGCTGTAAGCTTGGTATCTGGATGGGATTGCTCCCAGGAGGTTAAGGCAGGACAGCAGCGGCCTGCTTGAAGCAGATTGAATAACCTTTTCCGCCGAGTCTCgcgccgccgcagccaaaAATTCCGATACCTTGTCTCCAGTCTCGCCATCGAAAAGATGCTGTGCGGTGCTAAGCGCGTATTCGAGAGCACCTGCAGCCCCAAAAGGTTTCATGTTGCGGTTCTGTAAGATGGTGAGGCACTGGTCGATGACGGTCTTGGATGGAGCTGCGGTTTGATCTGGCAGAGATTCACCGATGACAGCCAGCTTCCTGTAGATTTCTCCAACAAGGCCAAACCACCGGCGACCTTcctcggcaatcttctcctgAGATGACTGGTACTCTTTAGACACCTCCGGCAGAGACCCAGCGATTCGAGTACACAACAAATCAGCCAGGCGTCCCCACTCCTCTGCCGATGCCGCGATGACGGCTGAGGGACTCCGAAGAATCGTAAGATGAGCTTCGACCAGAATGAACATGGCATTAGGGCCCAGGGGAATGGCCACTGGCTTGTCAGACACAGTGAGGAGCGAGTGTTCAAAGAGGGGGAAGATCTGTTCGCGGGCGAAGACGAGCTTCTCGTCGTCGGAAAGGTTTCTGATGAGGCGTTTGAGAGTATCAATGTAGCACTTCCAGGCCATGGATGTGTTTGTTCGGGGCTCTTCGCGATTCGTAACGCCGGATTTGACGGCCCCCAGAAAGTCAGAGGCAGTCTCGAGTTTCTTCATCTGTTCTTCTGGGAGGACGGATATGAGCTCGTCAAGGTGTTCCCAGTATTTTGCGGGACAGCCTTGCGAACCCTTTTCGATAAACTGTCGTAATCGTGAGAGCGcgggtttcttttctttggaAGAGGGTGTCCAGAGGTCGGGGACAGCTTGCGACAGCCTTGTCAAGGCCCGTACATAGTCGAGCGCAGAACCACTCTGGCTAGTCTTGAGGCCGCCTGTGACCATGGCTTGTTTGGCCTGGGTAGACTCGGCATAGGGGAGCTTGCGGTTAAGGCAAGTGATGACAAGGTGGCATACAGTCTTCCTCACGGCGCTATCGTTGAAGGTGATGGTACGCCATACAGTCTCCTCGGAGAAGAACTCGTCGAGCTTGTCGCTCTGGTTGGCGACTTCTTCGTCGCTGAGCCTCTGGAGAAGACTAAGCACGAGCGACAGGCTGCTGCCCACAACTCTGATGTActtggcctcggcatcgTCCTTGGTTGTAGATCTCTCGTCGCTGAGTGTATCCTGTGTTTCTCGGATCGCATCGATGGCGTAGTCGAGGATCTGCGTCTGGCACTTTTTCCAGAACGCCGTCACCTTTTCCGGAGTGTTGATAAAGGACGAGAGGCCGTCGCTGGCGGCGCGCGCAACTGCCCGGTCCCTATCGTAGAGTCCAGCCAGCCACGCGCCCACAATCTTGGGAATATGTCGCTCAGCCCGTCTCCGCGCCGACTTGATGAGCTCGAACTGGAGGTTATGCGCCAGCTCGCGAACGCGGCGGGCGTTGTCGATGCTGATGCGCGGATACATGCCGGTCCAGACATCCAGGATGGCATCCTCGACGCCGCCATCCTTCTCAAAGGGCCGCGCCTGGACATGCGCCAGCAGATCCTCCAGGGCCTTTGTCTTGGTGGTGCtgtccttcttcagcagGTTCTTGAGAGACACAACGACATTCGGGTCCGAGACGGCGCTAAAGGACGGGGGTTCGGCGAGGTACGACAGGGTGCCCGTCCCGCCCGGAGCACCGAAGCCGCCGAACTTTGCGCCCGGAGCGcggctggcggcggcggcgcgcTTCATGGTCGGACTGGTGAGCTGAGggcgagaggagaggagaggaagaggagaggcggcGGACGAGCTGCGTTGCGCAAAGCTCTGGCGAaggtggtgatgaagatCTGAAGGAGTCGGAAGAGGGACCGAAAAATTACTTAGTAATGGCCCTGGGGCTGTGGCCGCTGGAAAAAGGCGCCTGTGATGTCAGCTTCGCCTGCGGGAGCGCCTGCAGCTGGGGCTTTCAGCGCGCGGTTAGCTAGAGAGCTAAAGAGTCACGCCGGCTACAGCGGGGTTTTCTGCCTCGTTATGTAAGCTGGAGAATACCCGCACCTTGAGTTTGTTAGCATTTGAAATCAAGAATCaagcaagagaagagcatTCCTCGCCAGGTTTGGCTGGAATCTTATTTCCTCTCTTGACCAGCTACAAACTGCAGTAGTGCAGAAGCCATCTACTATATATATGCGTATAGAGCTCAGAAGCGTAAAAAAGCCTTAGCAAAACTTGAGAGGTGACCAAGAAGCCATTACCATTTGCTCTATGTGTAATAGGTGGTGAATTTCAACTTGCCAGCGATTACCTAACTCCAAATCAAGCTGTGGAGCTCGCTCTGCTCACGGATGACTAACACGCCGCCAGCATGTCCGGAGTAGATTGGATGCTTGCACGATCTTGTTTACCCATTTAGGCAACACGAGCTTGCAGCACATGATGGCGGCGAAGGAGTAAAGTATCAAACATTGGAAGCATCACTCATACGCCGCTTCTACCGTTCTCAAAATGCTCGAGATCCGATCATCTTACCCGACATGCCTATACAAGTGCATATACTTATTCCACAGCGGTGAATGCTGCTGTCTCGTCAAAGCCGTCAGCGCATAATACAGGTGAAGCACCGCCATTTCGTCTTACACGAATGACTCGCATGCATGTACTCCTCGAATTCTTTTCCAGTCATATCACGACACGCCGGCAGATGCGCCCccatcagcttcatctcgccAGCTAGAAAAGTGCCATCTAGAATTCGAgtgaggagaaaaaaaaccccgATGACCAAGCTGCATGGCTCGACCCGCGGCCCCTTGCATAACGCTTGACCAGAGCGCCACTCATCTTCCGACgctctactccgtatattGCATTGACCCGAACGTACGCACTAATCCAGGCAGTTCTGTGATCCAGAGGCAACGGCGTGATTCATCAccttgtacttgtacagGCGCAAAATGGCAGAGTACAACACGGAGGTAGCAATGAGGGAATTTTCTCCCAAACTCTGACGGTTCTGTGATGGGCACTATGCGAGTGTGTTGCTCCGTGCATCCGCCAACTCGCCACTGGCCCGCCCAAGCCGCGTTTGCCTGTTGCGCTCCcacaccaacaacaatcTCGAGACCGGCAAGAGATCATCGCGAGTAATCACACTGTATTCGTACACCGTACCTTCGCCTCTCTGCGACGCTGATCCGTGGCCATAGCTCTTCCGTACGTGTCATGGTTGGGCTTGAATTatgtgaaagaaaagacgacgatgatgaataTCTTATACTATATCTCCGCATTTAAAGTTGAATAACCCCAAACTCGTGGGAGGCCATCCCCAAGATCGACGTCTGGTCTGTCCCCAAACCAAGTAccaggtacctgtacaaAGAAGCCTGCATGAGACCCCAGATGCTTGCAATCGACAGACGGCCTCTGATTGGCCCAGGGCGGCGGCTTGGCTCGGTCAATTCGGGAACTGGCTCCACAGTGACGTCGGCATGGCTCTACCCCAGGCGGTATCTGGAACCTCTAACAGCCAGTGAAGAGCGAAGTCTGGGGCCCCTGCATAAAGCGTCAGGCTACAGCCATTTGATTGAGCCGGTGATGCTGCAAGTAGGGACCATGTTGTCAATACATGATTTGATTCTGTCTCCCTTGAAAGTCGGTGTTGTGAAATCGAGGCTTTGTTTACGTTGCTGTTGAGGTATCTCGTGATCACTGTATGTGTAGGGAGTACTTCACCTACTGCCAGTGACTCTGTTCCATGCTATTAAAACAGACTGAGGTGCCCATTTCACAACATGGAAATGTTAATAATAAGCATCAACCAGTATCAACACTTCCCCAAGTTCCCCATCCCCAAAAGAGGAAGTTCCGGCATCTGGCCACATATCTCCAGACTCTCCTGTGGAGTCCCGTCTCGATACATCTGGATATCAATCCAATCTACGGACATTTCTCCCAATTCCCTCAACCAACCGCCCCCGTGCCAGCGCAACATTGCGAGCTTCAGTGGTCGAGTGGCACCTCACAGTGGCCTTAGCGGGCTCTCTAGCGGGCTCCTTAGTGGACTCCCCTAGTGGGCTTGGTGGGTTCCTGTGGGCTACCCCGCAAGCGTCTTCCCCAGCGCGGTGAACCGAGTTGGCTCACCTTCAGATAAGCCGCTGATGCTACTCATTCCTCCTACTTACTCTTACTTGTCCTCCTCGGTctcgtttctctctctttttcacTCCTCTCTGTTTTCCCACCTCTCACCACATTCTCCTATTCTCCCCCATTTCACTCTTGTTCACTTTTCTACTCTCCGCCTTCCACGGAATTGCTCTTCTCGTCGCCTTCACACGCAACCTCTCAGTCGTCGCCTTCACTGCAGTGTCGTCAACCCGGATCATCGTGAAAACGCCATTTGATCCAGCTGTCCTTCCCCGCACGACCCGGTTCTGCCCGAGTTCCATGTCACATGCAATTGCTGCTCCTGGGGTGATTCAGCTTGACGTTTGTCTGGTATGATCTTTGCTTCCTCATATATCATCATTGTGGCGTTGTCAATTGAAAATGGGTACTGACTGTTGATTTGTTGCTAGACTCGGTAGTGCATCTCGCCCAGCCATTGGCTCGACATTTCCCACCAAAATGCTTCCGACTTCGCAACTTGCCTCGCCTCGTGCAAGGCTTCTCCTGGCACGCACTGCCCTCAACTCTAGCCCGCTGGCCTCTGCGCAGTCCCAGGCCAGTCAGCAGTGCCGGCAATTCTGCGGTTTCGACCTGGGACGTCGACGCAACCGCATCTCTGCCTTGAAATATATCGTCTCCCTCAACCGACGACTCTCGTGGGAGAACCCCAAGTTCAAGGCCACTGCCTCTTCTGGGAAATACACCGATCCAAAGGACATCAAGTCATGGTCGGACGACTTGTCAGGGGCTCGGCCTGGCCGCAACATCGAGGACGTCGAGCGAGACGCCATCAACCGTCTCTTCCACCACAAGGAAGGCGGCGAATGGCACCCATTGCAAAACATCCGAAACTACCTGCACTCGACCCACCGATCCAACAAAGTCACTGCTGAGAGCGTTCTACGAGCCACTGCGGGCGACGCCCTCAACTTTATTGATCCCATCACCAATCGCAAGGTGTCTCGCGTAGAACACACCGCATACTCGGCAACACAGTTTGACGATCCCAACGCACCTCGAAAGCTGACCCCGGAAGAAGAGTCGAAGCAATACACAGACCTTGGCGACTACAAGCCCGCCAAGTGGAACGAGCCTGATGGGCTGCCTCATCTGACTCCTGAGGAACGTTCCAAAATCTACGAGGACTTGCCAGAGTATTCAAAAATGAAGATTGATGACCCGAACGCGCCCCGAAAACTGACGCCTGAGGAAGAGTCCAAGAACTACGAAGACTTGGACAAGTATAAGCCCGTGACGTGGAACGAGCCTGACGGACTTCCCCAGCTCACTCCCGAAGAGCAGTCCAAAATCTACGACGATCTCGACAAATACGGCCCTGTCAGGTGGCACGAGCCAGATGGCCTGCAGGAGAGATCTCAGGAAGAAAAGTCCAAGGATTACAAGGATTTGCACAAATATGGCCCCGCCACCTATGACGAGCCTGACGGTCTTCGCCGCCTGACTCCGGAGGAAAAGTCCAAGGATTATACAGACCTACATGCCTACGGCGGCCCTTTTACTTGCAGGGAATCCGTCCTCAAGGACTATGAGGCTCTGCAGAACGACCCCACACCCAAGGCAGAGCCCATTCCCGCTAAAGTCGAGGTGCGAGGCAACACTCTACCTCAGTACGACGACCTGGACAAGTATGGACCTGTCCGCTGGCATGAGCCAGATGGCCTTCGCCCATTGACCCCCGAAGAACTCTCCAAGGATTACGAGGACCTCCACTTATATGCGCAGTATCCCAACGGTGGCCCCAAGACTCCTCGAATTCATCCCGAGGAGGCATCCAAAGCGTACCAGGACTTGCCCCAGTACTCTGCATTCCCCAATAACGGACCAGCGGTGGAAAGAATTCACCCGGAAGAAGCCTCCAAGCAATACAAGGACCTTCCCGCCTATGCCATCGATGGTTACGAAGAGCCGGAAAAGACACGCCACATCCACCCCGAGGAGCTGACCAAAAACTACACCGACTTGGGCAAGTATGAGCCGCAGACATTTGACTCTCCCGACAAGCCTTATCCTATCCACCCTGAGGAGGCGTCCAAGGCATACAAGGATCTCCATGGTTACAATGCGGCCCCTCGAGATGTGGAGAGCGAGGTGAAGTTTCATGATGTTGTCGCTGCCAGCCTTGAATCGTACGACGCAAAGGAGAGGCTTCAGGCAGACATGGCAGCCTCGGCCGGTAGACGTGGCGGGAGCAACATCATTTGGGAAGCTGAAAACTCCCTCGAGTCACTAACAGCGGATGATATCCGAAGCCAGGTGCTGAGGAGGGCCAATATGGGTGAAGAGATGGCTgccgagaaagaggaagccgAGATGGAATTGAGTTCTATGGATGAAAGTTTTCCCAGTGAGTTGTCGAAGCCCGAACCCGAACCGATCGAACGCACCACCAGCGAGCTGGCCCAAATGCGCGCCGAGAAGGACCCGTACTCTAACGATCCAAAGGGACTAGAAACAAGCTACTCTGAGGAATGTGGTGCAGAGACGGTGGAGGCTGTAGTCAAGCACTACGAGCCCGCCGCGACGACGGTAACAGATGAGCCAGTCACGTACAAGATCCTCGCCTACGACTCATCCACCAGATCTGTTAGCGTTGCCGAGACCACATCCGACGACCATGAcgtttcttctccccccaAGCTGACGGATGTGCTGCTCCGGCTGTCACACGCGTCCAAGTTTCTCCCTTACTTTAAGCCCCTGCAGGAACACGGCTACGACATTGTGtcgggcggcggcgacgtgCTCATTTTCCGCAAGAACCGCCCTGCCTCGCCCAACGCCAGCGACCTCCCTTTGGAGCTTCCCAGCAACCCGGCTCGCATCAACCCCGTCGACATGATGGGACAGTCTGTGACGGGCAACTTTGCCAGCCCCACTGGATTCGTTAACTACGACAGCATCGAGGATGGCCACAGGAAGCCAGCACCGCCCCttcgcagcagcaagcagacgcagagaggcgaggctgagcgTGATGGATCAGTTGccccgaagaagaagagaagctttGGCAAGAAGGTGGTGATGGGCACCGTCTGGGTGGGCGGAGCGGCGTATGCGGTTGGAGCTCTGGCAGAGCAcctctctgctgctggcaaATGAATGCTGTTGATTTGGTagttttccctttttcttttctgttcttttttttttccggcATTGGCAGCATAAGGATATGACGCTCCCACGACGATATGTGCATGGGCCCGGGAGTAGGAGTTTTGCTTCCTTTTatccccttttttcttttctgctttctcctttttcttttatttccttttgtcttctttACCATGGGATCAAGTCTGAAATACCCCCATCGATCGCGAATGCGGCTGGGAGCGACATGTCGCGAATGATTGCATTGAGAaggtctttttttttattctatttattttcctctctttttttctgatgAGCTGTGTACATTAGGTAGCAGTTTCCGGATCAGGTCGGCTTGAATTGAAGTCTCCCAGTTGAACGTCAAATCTTGAAGCCTTGTTGTCAAAACATGAATGTTGTTGCTTGGTAGTATTATTCCAATGACGAGTACAAATCCAGCACGACAACAATCAATTGGTATATTTGGACCTGATGCAGTAGAGACTAAATTAAGTAAATGATCACGGAGTATTATTTATTCACCATTAAAGGCTAAGATACAAAAGCTATCATCAAAGGACAGCATTGAGCTGTGCTTTGCTGCCTATTGCTACCGGAGATGGTGTAGGAGCTTACTTTTTGTTACCGCGGCTGCCACTGCATTCTTCCCGTATCTAAACATGCATCAAATATACAGTCAATCCGCCATTGCATTGTAGTAA
The sequence above is drawn from the Trichoderma breve strain T069 chromosome 5, whole genome shotgun sequence genome and encodes:
- a CDS encoding ring finger domain-containing protein, translated to MKRAAAASRAPGAKFGGFGAPGGTGTLSYLAEPPSFSAVSDPNVVVSLKNLLKKDSTTKTKALEDLLAHVQARPFEKDGGVEDAILDVWTGMYPRISIDNARRVRELAHNLQFELIKSARRRAERHIPKIVGAWLAGLYDRDRAVARAASDGLSSFINTPEKVTAFWKKCQTQILDYAIDAIRETQDTLSDERSTTKDDAEAKYIRVVGSSLSLVLSLLQRLSDEEVANQSDKLDEFFSEETVWRTITFNDSAVRKTVCHLVITCLNRKLPYAESTQAKQAMVTGGLKTSQSGSALDYVRALTRLSQAVPDLWTPSSKEKKPALSRLRQFIEKGSQGCPAKYWEHLDELISVLPEEQMKKLETASDFLGAVKSGVTNREEPRTNTSMAWKCYIDTLKRLIRNLSDDEKLVFAREQIFPLFEHSLLTVSDKPVAIPLGPNAMFILVEAHLTILRSPSAVIAASAEEWGRLADLLCTRIAGSLPEVSKEYQSSQEKIAEEGRRWFGLVGEIYRKLAVIGESLPDQTAAPSKTVIDQCLTILQNRNMKPFGAAGALEYALSTAQHLFDGETGDKVSEFLAAAARDSAEKVIQSASSRPLLSCLNLLGAIPSRYQAYSTIWGSWVEAVLEFPDRATRNSALISLISEEKASELTRGNAKLQTYIITEAIDSVKNQAPEWELLEASMSERGLSDESCKELSEKLLEILDKEQESAEPALRALEVLAKGRPQLFTENDSLHTALVAHLLSLSEISSNVVSSKAIAIRALLQGDGAGTQPVIEIIQDNLERAGPQSLDIETLSKQAQQAHAAGIAVEEIFPSTNVWMQKLAPFLEQPINPSLSITNSLGGAVTLANLTAQPTEVRVHRDRKGRSVPLRMSLYSALLLKEGIDITKLPRQFQIELLCIQCLTIQLATDQITSRDDNSLWRTLDTADALSEAESLVTTLRNYVINKSSLASQWWDNSVDEEQAHVFRGLVELLKEESRELTPRGVYSARALGEIFQVLSEAHGLPASLEETLLKPVLAKATPETALLAAASISGLGETIKSSKLVSNFCNRLVSDVAGASVGDSKTMMILVLLALSAQVYAGGELPVANNRIVFAVRQITSWLEEEEPLSAPLSAEICRVLNLLLPCMSDVFGSYWEKAIEFSLDLWEKAASHPLPDALPFIHSSLKLMKTLENLEDANDDLQDALRESASKKSKSLIELLKLPRGASSQPLEIVDALLCREVEKVSIKNIRDIPEIYELVASESQNIQTAAFDLLHRALPAIQAQKSIDILLDKTDARLPDELLSLLLDAPTLERYSDEMLAQFPSPIRSYLLSWKLVFDGYSASSFKMRSDFTENLKTGDYISPFLDFMFDVLGHSAAHPLNLEKEQLTTENIQNYDVKVAQSEPEERNMQWLLVHLFYLTLKYIPGLFKAWYLACRSKQTRIAVEAWTTKYFSPLIISETLDDVQEWVDQQDAPGASIVIKVSPNYPIEAVTVTGQESVAVKERTWNSWIMTTQGVITFSGGSVIDGVQILKRNIVGALKGQTECAICYSVIAADKRMPDKRCTTCKNLFHRTCLYKWFQSSSQNTCPLCRNPIDYLGADTQKRRRG